AGTGAAGGAAAAATATGTGCTTGATGCAATGCGGGCAGTTCTTCGGCACGAGTTGGTTCCGGCATCATACTTATCTCAAGCTTATAACGATCATCCGGTTCCGATTGGTTATGGGCAAACTATTTCGCAACCATACATCGTAGCATTAATGACTGAACTTGCGGATATAAAACCGGGAATGAAAGCTCTTGAAATCGGAACAGGTTCGGGATATCAGGCAGCTGTGCTTGCTGAAATTACTGATTCAGTTTACACAATTGAAATTATTAAGGAGCTGGGTTTGAGCGCTGCCGATAAACTGAAAAAGATGGGTTATAACAAAGTTCAAGTAAAAGTTGCCGATGGATACTACGGATGGAAAGAGTTTGCACCCTTCGATGCAATCATCGTAACTGCCGC
This portion of the Bacteroidota bacterium genome encodes:
- a CDS encoding protein-L-isoaspartate(D-aspartate) O-methyltransferase, which translates into the protein MIKLILIFFFILLIQTQDKYTKLRHDMVKYQIEDRGVKEKYVLDAMRAVLRHELVPASYLSQAYNDHPVPIGYGQTISQPYIVALMTELADIKPGMKALEIGTGSGYQAAVLAEITDSVYTIEIIKELGLSAADKLKKMGYNKVQVKVADGYYGWKEFAPFDAIIVTAAAEHIPPPLIEQLKEGGKMIIPFGHPFGVQNLMLVEKEKGKIKTKNILPVRFVPFKRGKE